The following coding sequences are from one Paenibacillus stellifer window:
- a CDS encoding ABC transporter permease yields the protein MASKSKPFYLIPYYLWIALFVVAPVLLVLYYSLFDIEGNLTLSNYADFFTPVYLRMTLSSFWYAFLITAFSLLVAYPAAWLLTRAKHKQLWLLLIILPTWINLLLKTYAFIGIFGTFGPVNSILDVLGIGSQQILFTGFSFVFVSVYIFIPFMILPIFSALEDLNPSLLAAARDLGASGWTTFRRVVFPLTISGVRSGCMAVFIPALSLFMITRLIAGNRVITLGTAIEQHFLVTQDWGMGSTVAMFLIFVMALVMVLLGGRKEVRHGK from the coding sequence ATGGCAAGTAAGAGCAAGCCGTTCTATCTTATCCCGTATTATCTGTGGATCGCGCTGTTCGTCGTCGCGCCCGTGCTGCTCGTGCTGTACTACTCGCTCTTCGACATCGAGGGCAACCTGACACTGTCCAATTACGCGGACTTTTTCACGCCGGTCTATTTGCGGATGACGCTCAGCTCGTTCTGGTATGCCTTTCTGATCACGGCGTTCTCGCTGCTGGTGGCTTACCCGGCCGCCTGGCTGCTGACAAGAGCGAAGCACAAGCAGCTCTGGCTGCTGCTCATTATTTTACCGACATGGATCAACCTGCTGCTGAAGACGTATGCGTTCATCGGCATCTTTGGCACGTTCGGACCGGTGAACAGCATTTTGGACGTACTGGGCATCGGCTCGCAGCAGATTCTGTTCACGGGCTTCAGCTTTGTGTTCGTCTCGGTCTATATTTTTATCCCGTTCATGATTCTGCCGATCTTCAGCGCCCTGGAGGATCTCAATCCGTCGCTGCTTGCGGCGGCGCGTGATCTGGGCGCTTCGGGGTGGACAACCTTCCGGCGGGTGGTCTTTCCCCTGACGATCTCGGGCGTCCGTTCGGGCTGCATGGCGGTCTTCATTCCGGCCCTTTCGCTGTTCATGATCACCCGCCTGATCGCGGGGAACCGGGTCATTACGCTGGGCACGGCGATCGAGCAGCATTTTCTGGTGACGCAGGATTGGGGCATGGGCTCTACAGTTGCGATGTTCCTGATCTTCGTCATGGCGCTGGTGATGGTGTTGCTGGGCGGCCGGAAGGAGGTGCGGCATGGAAAATAA
- a CDS encoding methyltransferase: MSDYYWDKQIEYLNSTRCLYYNDDYLEFLVKGVWGIERPVSLVDYGCGYGYLGLKLLPLLPKGSRYTGIDKGKDLIAKAREIFAELDYETEFIEASVEDIRPKRRYDIAVCHAFLLHMADVEDVLGRMVDSVVNQGMVICFEPHWIGNISNYGLEGTPQSKIASLGILQRLYENDAQRTGKDGNIGLRLPILLSELGLSRVECRVSDKVNFLDRRMDPESRSRLFRSLKIEGLGQEPGDYQRTVTQLIARGLSHEEARRQYDAEMLFSREFTEESWLTYAPNMKITFGTVERPCDED, translated from the coding sequence ATGTCCGACTACTATTGGGATAAGCAGATCGAGTACCTGAACAGCACCCGCTGTTTGTATTACAACGATGATTATCTGGAATTTCTGGTCAAAGGCGTTTGGGGAATCGAAAGGCCGGTCAGCCTGGTCGATTACGGCTGCGGCTACGGTTACTTGGGGCTGAAGCTGCTCCCCCTGCTCCCGAAGGGCTCCCGCTATACCGGGATCGACAAAGGGAAGGATTTGATCGCCAAGGCCAGGGAGATTTTTGCAGAGCTTGATTATGAAACCGAATTCATTGAAGCTTCCGTTGAGGATATCCGGCCCAAGCGGCGGTACGATATTGCGGTCTGTCACGCTTTTCTGCTTCATATGGCGGATGTGGAGGATGTCCTTGGGAGAATGGTCGACAGCGTGGTGAACCAGGGGATGGTGATCTGCTTCGAGCCCCACTGGATCGGGAACATCTCCAATTATGGGCTGGAAGGAACTCCGCAGTCCAAGATTGCGAGCCTCGGCATCCTCCAGCGCCTGTACGAGAACGATGCGCAGCGGACGGGCAAGGACGGGAATATCGGGCTGCGGCTGCCGATTCTGCTCAGCGAGCTGGGGTTAAGCCGAGTGGAATGCCGGGTGAGCGACAAGGTGAATTTTCTGGATCGGCGGATGGACCCGGAGAGCCGGAGCAGACTGTTCCGCTCTCTCAAAATCGAGGGCCTGGGCCAGGAGCCCGGCGATTACCAGCGAACGGTGACACAGCTGATCGCGCGGGGCTTAAGTCATGAGGAGGCGCGCCGGCAGTATGATGCAGAGATGCTCTTCTCCAGGGAGTTCACGGAGGAATCCTGGTTAACTTACGCGCCCAATATGAAGATTACATTCGGTACGGTGGAGCGGCCTTGCGATGAAGATTAA
- a CDS encoding LysR family transcriptional regulator, protein MNKAQMELFVKIAESGSFTRAGQELNMTQPAVSRAISTLEAELDVTLLIRDRRGISLTEIGKRILVIFRDILKGYDLVDQEIAAEKGLEKGLISVGAFPAAAAYFIPPIIGAITRKYPGLDFRLHEGSIAEIKEWLENGVIDVGILIPPFDGFKTYPLFTEKLYAVLPDNHPLAAKPVVRAKELADETMLICRSGYEPPVVDLFRRADADLSAKYIIGNYHTGLNMVKEGLACAVMSRLSLLAPPEGVAIRELDPPATRDIVLAVSPAGSASLAVRLFLDTATGMFSEAGNEPVGTTGVQ, encoded by the coding sequence ATGAACAAAGCGCAAATGGAGCTGTTCGTCAAAATCGCCGAAAGCGGAAGCTTCACCCGGGCTGGCCAGGAGCTGAACATGACCCAGCCTGCCGTAAGCCGGGCCATCTCCACCCTGGAAGCCGAGCTGGATGTCACGCTGCTGATTCGCGACCGGCGCGGCATCTCGCTGACCGAAATCGGGAAGCGGATTCTCGTGATCTTCCGGGATATTCTCAAAGGCTATGACCTTGTCGATCAGGAAATCGCTGCGGAAAAAGGGCTGGAGAAAGGCCTCATCTCCGTGGGGGCTTTTCCGGCGGCGGCGGCCTATTTCATTCCGCCCATCATTGGCGCCATCACCCGCAAATATCCGGGCCTGGATTTCCGGCTTCATGAAGGCTCGATTGCGGAGATCAAGGAGTGGCTGGAGAACGGAGTCATCGACGTCGGCATCCTCATTCCGCCGTTTGACGGCTTCAAGACCTATCCCCTGTTCACGGAGAAGCTCTATGCGGTGCTGCCGGACAACCATCCGCTTGCGGCAAAGCCCGTCGTTCGGGCCAAAGAGCTGGCGGATGAGACGATGCTCATCTGCAGGTCGGGCTACGAGCCGCCGGTCGTCGATCTGTTTCGCCGGGCGGATGCGGACCTGTCTGCCAAGTATATCATCGGCAACTATCACACAGGGCTGAACATGGTCAAGGAAGGCCTTGCCTGCGCAGTCATGTCCCGGCTGTCCCTGCTGGCTCCGCCGGAGGGCGTCGCCATCCGGGAGCTTGATCCGCCCGCTACCCGCGACATCGTTCTTGCGGTAAGCCCAGCCGGAAGCGCATCGCTTGCGGTCCGGCTGTTTCTGGACACGGCGACTGGAATGTTCAGCGAGGCCGGGAACGAGCCTGTTGGGACAACCGGCGTACAGTAA
- a CDS encoding flavin reductase family protein → MIIPVSGQSIHDNYKILIGSVVPRPIAFVTSIDADGVVNAAPFSFFNIVNDNPPMIMFSCGKHADGTLKDTARNILRSEEFVVHITDEDNIEAINHTSINAPEGVSELELAGLTAVPSEIVAVPRVAESPVAIECRLVHHADLGHFDLFVGEALSFYVRDDLIHNGRIDIAGLKPVSRLAGNSYSLIGRIFDLERPVYGE, encoded by the coding sequence ATGATTATTCCGGTAAGCGGGCAGAGTATTCATGACAATTACAAAATCCTGATCGGCAGCGTCGTGCCGCGGCCGATCGCGTTCGTCACTTCCATTGATGCGGATGGAGTCGTCAATGCGGCGCCCTTCAGCTTCTTCAACATCGTGAACGATAATCCGCCGATGATCATGTTCTCGTGCGGCAAGCATGCGGACGGAACGCTGAAGGACACGGCGCGCAACATTCTGCGCAGCGAAGAGTTTGTGGTGCACATCACGGATGAAGACAACATCGAGGCGATCAATCATACGTCGATCAACGCTCCGGAAGGCGTGAGCGAGCTGGAACTGGCGGGCCTGACGGCTGTTCCGTCGGAGATCGTGGCCGTTCCCCGCGTTGCGGAAAGTCCGGTCGCGATAGAGTGCCGCCTCGTTCACCATGCGGATCTTGGCCACTTTGACCTGTTCGTAGGCGAGGCGCTGAGCTTCTACGTACGGGACGATCTCATTCACAACGGCCGGATCGACATCGCGGGCCTGAAGCCGGTCAGCCGGCTGGCGGGAAACTCATACAGTCTGATCGGCCGCATCTTCGATCTGGAACGTCCAGTCTACGGGGAATAA
- a CDS encoding ABC transporter substrate-binding protein, translating into MKQLVNAFLAIMIAAFALMYLGSWMNKSEGYSGGNTLTIYNWGDYIDPELLTQFQKETGITVIYQTFDSNEAMLTKIEQGGTNFDVVVPSDYAIAKMKEENLLLPIDHSKLPNLSHIDSRFMNLSFDEGNKYSVPYFWGTVGIIYNPELTHGIKFDSWDDLWDSRLKNNIMLVDGAREIMGMALNSLHYSLNDRNEEHLQEALTKLNKLSPNVKAIVGDEIKMLLANEEAAVGVVWSGDASEIMDENDKLDYVVPKEGSNVWADNLVIPRTAANVEGAYKFIDFMLRPEVAAQNAEYVGYSTPNKDALALLPEDISGDERFYPPKELTDKLEVYDNLGKKMLAHYNELFLKFKMHND; encoded by the coding sequence ATGAAGCAGCTCGTGAACGCTTTTCTGGCGATTATGATCGCAGCTTTCGCCCTGATGTATCTAGGCTCATGGATGAACAAAAGCGAGGGCTATTCCGGCGGCAACACCCTGACCATCTACAACTGGGGCGACTATATCGACCCGGAGCTGCTGACGCAGTTCCAGAAGGAGACAGGCATTACCGTCATCTACCAGACCTTCGATTCCAATGAGGCGATGCTGACGAAGATTGAGCAGGGGGGCACGAATTTCGACGTGGTGGTCCCTTCGGATTATGCCATCGCCAAGATGAAAGAGGAGAATCTGCTGCTCCCGATCGATCACAGCAAGCTGCCGAATCTGTCCCACATCGATTCCAGGTTCATGAATCTGTCGTTCGATGAGGGCAACAAGTACTCGGTTCCCTACTTCTGGGGCACGGTCGGCATTATTTACAACCCGGAGCTGACGCACGGGATCAAGTTCGACAGCTGGGATGATCTGTGGGACAGCCGGCTGAAGAACAATATTATGCTCGTGGATGGCGCGCGGGAGATCATGGGCATGGCGCTGAACAGTCTGCACTATTCCTTGAACGACAGGAATGAAGAGCATCTGCAAGAGGCGCTGACCAAGCTGAACAAGCTGTCGCCGAACGTCAAGGCGATTGTCGGAGACGAGATCAAGATGCTGCTCGCGAACGAGGAAGCGGCCGTCGGGGTCGTCTGGTCCGGGGACGCCTCGGAGATCATGGACGAGAATGACAAGCTGGATTATGTGGTGCCAAAAGAGGGCTCGAACGTCTGGGCCGATAACCTTGTCATTCCGCGTACCGCCGCCAATGTAGAGGGGGCGTACAAGTTCATCGACTTCATGCTCCGGCCGGAGGTGGCGGCGCAGAATGCCGAATATGTCGGCTATTCTACGCCGAACAAGGACGCGCTGGCGCTGCTGCCGGAGGATATTTCCGGAGATGAGCGCTTCTATCCGCCGAAGGAGCTCACCGACAAGCTGGAGGTCTACGACAATCTCGGCAAGAAGATGCTCGCCCATTACAACGAGCTGTTCCTGAAGTTCAAGATGCATAACGATTGA
- a CDS encoding DMT family transporter, translating into MSRSKTTFLLLMFLILVWGINWPLSKAALAYAPPLLFSGIRTVIGGVLLILIALPKARLLRLRQLWPIYLMSALLSIVFYYGFQTIGLQYVAPGLFSAIVFLQPVLLGVFSWLWLGESMYGRKIAGLVIGFLGVAALSAGGFSGSISPIGIVLALLSALCWALGTIYIKRNAARVDILWMTAMQITIGGVILLAAGSATESWGAITWNAAFISETLFIAVFVIALGWLVYFKLINEGEASKVGSYTFLIPLVSIGSSVLFLNEQITLNLVAGLLLVVISIVLVNVRPRTDRLIEVAFSKEDNHDYSGKRAEYS; encoded by the coding sequence ATGTCCCGCTCCAAAACGACTTTTCTGCTGCTGATGTTCCTGATTCTAGTCTGGGGCATCAATTGGCCATTATCAAAAGCGGCGCTTGCCTATGCGCCCCCGCTGCTTTTCTCCGGCATCCGTACCGTCATCGGAGGAGTGCTGCTAATTCTGATCGCTTTGCCAAAGGCGAGGCTTCTAAGGCTCAGGCAGCTGTGGCCTATATATCTGATGTCGGCTCTGCTCAGCATTGTGTTCTATTATGGCTTCCAAACCATCGGCCTGCAGTATGTGGCGCCAGGGCTGTTCTCGGCCATCGTCTTTCTGCAGCCGGTGCTGCTCGGGGTGTTCTCCTGGCTGTGGCTTGGCGAGTCCATGTATGGACGCAAAATCGCGGGCCTGGTGATCGGCTTCCTCGGTGTGGCTGCTTTAAGCGCCGGCGGATTCTCGGGCAGCATCTCCCCGATTGGCATTGTGCTGGCGCTGCTCAGCGCGCTGTGCTGGGCGCTCGGGACGATCTATATCAAGCGGAACGCCGCAAGAGTTGACATTCTGTGGATGACGGCCATGCAGATAACGATTGGCGGCGTCATTTTGCTGGCGGCTGGAAGTGCGACCGAATCTTGGGGGGCGATTACCTGGAACGCCGCATTTATCTCCGAGACGTTGTTTATTGCCGTATTTGTGATTGCTCTTGGTTGGCTGGTATACTTTAAGCTAATCAATGAGGGCGAAGCGAGCAAGGTGGGGTCCTACACTTTCCTGATTCCGCTTGTTTCCATCGGCTCAAGCGTCCTCTTCCTAAATGAACAGATAACGCTGAATCTGGTGGCGGGTCTGCTGCTGGTCGTAATCAGTATAGTGCTGGTTAATGTACGGCCAAGAACGGACCGGCTCATAGAGGTGGCGTTCTCGAAGGAGGATAACCATGATTATTCCGGTAAGCGGGCAGAGTATTCATGA
- a CDS encoding DinB family protein — protein sequence MDSLFLRISLHRMTDLYFPKLKEALQGLSQEHLWQEPYPGGNSIGGIALHVCEHIARNCVRLESKDPKLKPDFEKYFPISEQTADELLMKFGQQLQQWDAVISRYMDGERLLEEEHIHQIYHLVEHTGYHLGQIIDRVQQATGKKFNFVQKGLHEAYLRSKIG from the coding sequence ATGGACTCCTTGTTCCTAAGAATCTCGCTTCATCGAATGACCGATCTGTATTTTCCTAAACTGAAGGAAGCACTGCAAGGTTTGAGTCAAGAGCATTTATGGCAGGAGCCGTATCCGGGCGGCAATTCGATCGGCGGTATCGCTCTGCATGTATGTGAGCATATCGCCAGGAACTGCGTTCGTCTGGAGAGCAAGGACCCGAAGCTGAAACCGGATTTTGAGAAGTATTTTCCTATCAGCGAACAGACCGCCGATGAGCTGCTTATGAAGTTCGGGCAGCAGCTTCAGCAATGGGATGCCGTGATCTCGCGGTATATGGACGGGGAACGATTGCTGGAGGAGGAGCATATTCACCAGATTTATCATCTGGTCGAGCATACCGGTTATCATCTGGGTCAGATCATTGACCGTGTTCAGCAGGCAACCGGAAAGAAATTCAATTTTGTTCAAAAGGGTCTGCATGAAGCGTATTTGCGGAGTAAAATCGGATGA
- a CDS encoding FUSC family protein, with translation MSVMHEGLQERLEKYGFSLYMIRVTLAASISWMVVHAIYGGEFSYFAPLAAILITQGSVRASLEKGLCRLLGIVLGGTVSLLVGHFMNVGPLSILLILLVGLGIATACKINFQAITQVGVTSVLAITFIQDHYVMYRASETLIGVVIALVFNMIIVPPKSFGSARGAALEGSLLLADGLNGIAPGRAEAMQAEFLKRADELLKASTRKQAELHFTICHLPNRYELSMLKQSTSHLKTMHGYVKEIATEISLLPAHYAASDWMKENLQATADCIALFGAKALSAADCGSVLPEKLRLARELQLTSFSELQGSCSLTAIRDLGAVFSHLNRLLNEVERADYDFCSAAPQRALAHANRAVRFAKDKRLTASSRRHAFTEK, from the coding sequence ATGAGTGTCATGCACGAGGGGCTGCAGGAGCGTCTTGAAAAGTACGGTTTTTCCTTATATATGATTCGGGTCACGCTTGCGGCTTCGATATCCTGGATGGTTGTGCACGCCATCTACGGCGGCGAGTTCTCCTACTTCGCTCCGCTGGCGGCAATCCTGATTACGCAGGGCAGCGTGAGGGCCTCTTTGGAAAAAGGCCTCTGCCGGCTGCTCGGCATCGTGCTTGGCGGAACCGTCAGCCTGCTGGTCGGGCATTTCATGAACGTTGGTCCGCTGTCCATCCTGCTGATTCTGCTGGTCGGGCTTGGAATCGCCACCGCCTGCAAGATCAACTTCCAGGCCATCACCCAGGTCGGCGTCACTTCCGTTCTGGCGATTACCTTTATCCAGGATCACTACGTGATGTACCGGGCATCCGAAACCTTGATCGGCGTCGTCATCGCGCTGGTCTTCAATATGATTATCGTTCCTCCGAAGAGCTTCGGCAGCGCAAGAGGAGCCGCGCTCGAAGGAAGTCTGCTGCTGGCGGACGGGCTGAACGGCATCGCGCCGGGGCGGGCTGAAGCCATGCAGGCGGAATTCCTCAAGCGGGCGGACGAACTGCTCAAGGCCAGCACACGCAAGCAGGCCGAGCTGCACTTCACCATTTGCCATCTGCCGAACCGCTATGAACTGAGCATGCTGAAGCAATCGACTTCCCATCTGAAGACGATGCACGGCTATGTGAAAGAAATTGCAACCGAAATTTCGCTGCTTCCGGCGCATTACGCCGCATCCGACTGGATGAAGGAGAATCTGCAAGCCACAGCAGACTGCATCGCCCTCTTCGGCGCCAAGGCCCTGTCAGCCGCCGACTGCGGCAGCGTGCTGCCGGAGAAGCTCCGGCTGGCACGGGAGCTGCAGCTGACCAGCTTCTCCGAGCTGCAGGGAAGCTGCTCGCTGACCGCCATTCGCGATCTCGGCGCCGTCTTCTCCCATCTGAACCGGCTGTTGAATGAAGTGGAGCGCGCCGACTACGACTTCTGCTCCGCCGCCCCGCAGCGGGCGCTGGCCCATGCGAACCGGGCTGTACGCTTCGCCAAGGATAAACGCCTTACGGCGTCCTCCAGACGCCATGCGTTTACCGAGAAATAG
- a CDS encoding ABC transporter permease, which produces MENKRNRWSNLYLVLVFVVLYAPIFYLMYYSFNSGGTMHKFEGFTLEYYREVFQDTRLIIIVINTLVIALLSSAIATVIAVIGALAIQRVRSRRAKNTLLSLNNVLIVSPDVIIGASFLILFTIAGVKLGFSSVLLSHIAFSVPIAVLMILPHLEEMSPSLADAARDLGASSTDVLTKVILPVIRPGIFSGFFMALTYSLDDFAVTFFVTGNGYSTLSVEIYSRARQGVSLSINALSTLIFLFTVLLVAVYYVLTTKKAKQSPAEPAADAGVPR; this is translated from the coding sequence ATGGAAAATAAGCGAAACCGCTGGTCCAATCTGTATCTGGTCCTTGTCTTTGTCGTGCTGTATGCACCGATATTCTATTTGATGTATTACTCGTTCAACAGCGGTGGGACGATGCATAAATTCGAGGGCTTCACGCTCGAATACTACCGCGAGGTGTTCCAGGACACCCGGCTGATCATCATCGTCATCAACACGCTGGTGATCGCGCTGCTGTCGTCGGCAATCGCGACCGTCATCGCCGTGATCGGCGCGCTCGCCATTCAGCGGGTCCGGAGCCGGAGAGCCAAGAATACGCTGCTGTCGCTGAACAACGTGCTGATCGTTAGCCCCGATGTCATCATCGGCGCTTCGTTCCTGATTTTGTTCACGATCGCGGGTGTGAAGCTCGGCTTCTCGTCTGTGCTGCTGTCGCATATCGCCTTCAGCGTGCCGATCGCGGTTCTGATGATTCTGCCGCATCTGGAGGAGATGAGTCCTAGCCTTGCTGACGCCGCGCGGGACCTCGGCGCCTCCAGTACCGATGTGCTGACCAAGGTTATCCTGCCAGTCATAAGACCCGGTATCTTCAGCGGCTTCTTCATGGCGCTGACCTATTCGCTCGATGACTTCGCGGTGACGTTCTTCGTAACGGGCAACGGCTATTCCACGCTGTCGGTCGAAATTTATTCACGGGCCCGCCAGGGCGTATCGCTGTCGATCAATGCGCTGTCCACGCTCATTTTCCTGTTCACGGTGCTGCTTGTGGCGGTGTATTACGTGCTGACGACGAAGAAGGCCAAGCAATCTCCGGCCGAGCCGGCGGCGGATGCGGGGGTGCCGAGATGA
- a CDS encoding nucleotidyltransferase family protein, whose protein sequence is MLENRLENRLIKILYNYNLIRDLRVVQQLHLPNWCIAAGYVRGGVWDYLHGYASPTPLSDVDVLYYDPADLNEDTEKRYDQALKELLPEYNWSCKNQARMHLKNQAEPYLSVEDAMLRWPETATAVGVSMDRYKKINVIAPHGLHDLFNLIIRRSPYCHDEECFQERVRSKNWLEIWPRLRIAESGPGEPGEQGERLKV, encoded by the coding sequence ATGCTGGAGAACAGACTGGAGAATAGACTGATCAAAATATTGTACAACTACAATCTGATCCGGGACCTGCGGGTGGTGCAGCAGCTGCATCTGCCGAACTGGTGCATCGCCGCAGGATATGTCCGAGGCGGGGTATGGGATTACCTGCACGGTTATGCAAGCCCTACGCCGCTGAGCGATGTGGATGTGCTGTACTACGACCCGGCCGATCTTAACGAAGACACCGAGAAGCGTTACGACCAAGCCTTAAAGGAGCTTTTGCCCGAATACAACTGGTCCTGCAAAAATCAGGCAAGAATGCACCTGAAGAACCAGGCGGAGCCTTATCTGTCGGTGGAGGACGCCATGCTGAGATGGCCGGAGACGGCTACCGCCGTCGGCGTCAGTATGGATCGTTATAAGAAAATCAATGTCATCGCTCCGCATGGCCTGCATGATCTGTTCAATCTGATCATCCGGAGAAGCCCGTATTGCCACGACGAAGAATGTTTCCAAGAGCGGGTGCGGAGCAAGAACTGGCTGGAAATCTGGCCCCGGCTGCGAATAGCCGAGTCCGGGCCAGGAGAGCCGGGAGAGCAAGGCGAGCGCTTAAAGGTTTAA
- a CDS encoding ABC transporter ATP-binding protein, producing MQESIIISFQNVMKRYDEDEEPVLKGVSFDIERGKFYTLLGPSGCGKTTILRLIAGFAEPTEGTITMEGKVMNRIPANERQVNTVFQDYALFPHLNVFENVAFGLRVKKLKKPVIEQKVQEALRFVNLAGYGNRSVSEMSGGQRQRVAIARAIVNEPQVLLLDEPLSALDLKLRTEMQYILREMQQRLGITFIFVTHDQEEALAMSDWIFVMNKGRIEQSGTPNDIYDEPINRYVADFIGESNIVPGVMIEDYLAEFNGRRFECVDAGLRPNEPIEIVIRPEDLEIVPLDQGKLRVRVDSQLFRGVHYEISCYDESGQEWLVHSTRKAEVGGEIGLYFDPEAIHVMRFGETEEEFDRRLEAYGEVEAHGK from the coding sequence ATTCAGGAATCTATCATTATTTCATTTCAGAATGTTATGAAGCGTTACGACGAGGATGAGGAGCCGGTGCTCAAGGGCGTCAGCTTCGACATCGAACGCGGTAAATTCTACACGCTGCTCGGACCGTCAGGCTGCGGCAAGACGACAATTCTGCGTCTGATCGCCGGCTTCGCCGAACCGACCGAGGGAACCATAACGATGGAAGGCAAGGTCATGAACCGCATTCCCGCCAACGAGCGTCAGGTCAACACGGTGTTTCAGGATTATGCCCTGTTCCCGCACCTGAACGTGTTCGAGAATGTGGCGTTCGGTCTGCGCGTCAAGAAGCTGAAGAAGCCGGTTATCGAGCAGAAAGTCCAGGAAGCGCTGCGCTTCGTCAACCTGGCCGGATACGGGAACCGGTCGGTAAGCGAAATGTCCGGCGGTCAGCGCCAGCGGGTCGCGATTGCCCGGGCCATTGTCAACGAGCCGCAGGTGCTGCTGCTGGACGAGCCTCTGTCTGCGCTCGATCTGAAGCTGCGTACCGAGATGCAGTATATTTTGCGGGAGATGCAGCAGCGTCTCGGGATCACCTTCATCTTCGTTACCCACGACCAGGAGGAAGCGCTGGCGATGTCGGACTGGATCTTCGTCATGAACAAGGGACGGATCGAGCAGAGCGGCACGCCTAACGACATTTACGATGAGCCGATCAACCGTTATGTCGCCGACTTTATCGGTGAATCCAATATCGTGCCGGGAGTTATGATCGAAGACTATTTGGCGGAGTTCAACGGCCGCCGCTTCGAGTGCGTGGACGCCGGTCTGCGTCCGAATGAGCCGATCGAGATCGTCATCCGGCCGGAGGATCTGGAGATTGTGCCGCTCGATCAGGGCAAGCTCCGCGTCCGGGTGGACAGCCAGCTGTTCCGGGGCGTGCATTACGAGATCAGCTGCTACGACGAATCGGGCCAGGAATGGCTGGTCCATTCTACCCGCAAGGCGGAGGTGGGCGGCGAGATCGGCCTCTATTTCGATCCGGAAGCGATCCATGTCATGAGGTTCGGCGAGACGGAGGAGGAGTTCGACAGACGGCTGGAAGCGTACGGCGAGGTGGAAGCTCATGGCAAGTAA
- a CDS encoding class I SAM-dependent methyltransferase, whose amino-acid sequence MIPEGNLYSNVERFKGFQKEYDRYRPEAPPIVAELLTGYLGARPGLVVDLGCGTGLSTFLWTGRADRIIGVEPGDDMRSRALEKWDALGKPQHISFIQGYSNALELGAEEADIITCSQSFHWMEPVSTLKEAARVLRTGGVFAAYDCDWPPVLEPAIENMYNDLISKADTVIEGRVPPESRALKRNKDEHLSRIRESGVFSFCRELVFHNMERCDAERYVGLTLSQGGMQTVLRLGGGELDEDIALYRQAVEQYFAGRTLDTMFAYRMRLGIK is encoded by the coding sequence ATGATCCCCGAAGGAAATCTGTATTCCAATGTCGAGCGATTCAAGGGTTTTCAAAAAGAATACGACCGGTACCGGCCGGAAGCGCCGCCGATAGTAGCCGAACTGCTGACAGGCTACCTGGGAGCAAGACCCGGCCTTGTCGTCGATCTCGGCTGCGGGACCGGCCTGTCTACCTTTCTGTGGACGGGAAGAGCCGACCGGATCATCGGGGTCGAGCCGGGGGACGACATGCGGAGCCGGGCGCTGGAGAAATGGGACGCCCTGGGCAAGCCGCAGCATATCTCGTTCATCCAGGGCTACTCCAACGCTCTGGAGCTTGGGGCGGAAGAGGCTGACATTATCACCTGCTCCCAATCCTTTCACTGGATGGAGCCGGTCAGCACCTTGAAGGAGGCGGCGCGGGTGCTGCGTACCGGCGGGGTCTTCGCCGCCTACGACTGCGACTGGCCGCCCGTGCTTGAGCCGGCTATCGAGAACATGTACAACGACCTGATCAGCAAGGCGGATACTGTAATCGAAGGCCGGGTGCCGCCTGAGAGCAGGGCCCTGAAACGCAACAAGGATGAGCATCTGAGCCGAATCCGCGAGAGCGGGGTCTTCAGCTTCTGCCGGGAGCTGGTCTTCCACAACATGGAGCGCTGCGACGCGGAGCGGTATGTCGGCCTTACGCTCAGCCAGGGCGGGATGCAGACCGTTCTCAGGCTGGGCGGCGGCGAGCTGGACGAAGACATCGCCTTGTACCGTCAGGCGGTGGAGCAGTATTTTGCGGGGCGGACGCTGGATACGATGTTCGCCTACCGGATGCGGCTCGGGATCAAATAA